In Paenibacillus kyungheensis, the following are encoded in one genomic region:
- a CDS encoding ATP-binding protein encodes MKKQWLVPIIVFLLIALPVYGFIRQYLDDTIKHPVSQHGVMDLRQWDYTADGTVPLNGEWDIYPSVLLNPQDFQNGKAISTNTLAQPIQVPQSWNKVMEQHGASAFGHATYHLRILVSDPEQAERMYGIHVKNIRTANRIFINGQLVGSSGSPGTTAATTIPNNVPYNTWVPVNGNTIDLVVQVSNYSYSSGGIVYPINFGDLASITKEREISIISDIAVMGGFLLPGLYVLILYHMRRKDQTLLYLGFFCIAAFVHVLTHGEKLFSMILPDLSYDIVLRVQLICSVTFYYCLLFYVSKSLPNVAHRWVLRMYRIMSIILLIMALATPTTFFTQVDKGWFFCNLLTVAYILYIVVRAVIRKQPNSQAMLLSVHSLAVVAIISLISLRGIIDNTVIIPLEVLFFVITQCLLIGRQFALSFQQIENLSQQLLTLDELKDEFIANTSHALRTPLHGMINMTESLIEGAAGPVADQQAEQLILVSSTGRKLAALINDILDYSKLKNGDLLLDRKAVDLRTVAESVLEIVSYTVAGRQIVFIQEWPEYVPPLYTDEDRLIQILYNLLGNAVKFTEQGEIRFIVEVGAQAVTFSVTDTGIGIEADRYEDIFKSFEQGLGLSEQSYAGTGLGLSITKKLVELNDGQITVDSVPGQGSTFTVTLPTADVPITKELTTFSKPITVQHEVKQSISKNKPVLQREKDAVAHNDDELSAAPHTHVILIVDDDPMNLQVLNNILSLQQYVVIEAQSGKQALDKLRYHPKIDLMITDWMMPGMSGLELCRQVRQRYSLSELPILMLTARSRPEDIQNGFAAGINDFLGKPVHAIELRARVNTLLALKSSVQTVLRTEMAFLQAQIKPHFLYNALNTIIAMCSIDPDQASELLIELSQYLRRSFDFQNRDQLTTLNKEIELIQSYLFLEKARFDERLQIVWDIDREIGQMIPPLSIQPLVENAVRHGLMNRAAGGILTISIQEQQNDLFVRIHDDGIGIAPEKIQALLAGESAASANSGVGVINIHKRLLAMYGEGLQIESTIGKGTTVSFMIPGGEISA; translated from the coding sequence ATGAAAAAACAATGGCTAGTCCCCATAATTGTATTCTTATTAATCGCTTTGCCTGTATATGGATTTATCCGGCAATATCTTGACGATACAATCAAACATCCTGTTTCACAACATGGAGTCATGGATTTGCGTCAGTGGGATTACACAGCAGATGGCACAGTTCCCCTCAATGGAGAATGGGATATTTACCCCTCTGTTTTGCTGAATCCGCAAGATTTTCAAAATGGAAAAGCAATATCAACGAATACTCTGGCTCAACCTATTCAAGTTCCACAATCATGGAATAAAGTGATGGAGCAACATGGAGCTTCTGCTTTTGGGCATGCAACGTATCATTTGCGCATTCTGGTATCAGATCCAGAGCAAGCGGAACGCATGTATGGTATTCATGTCAAAAATATCCGTACAGCTAATCGCATTTTTATCAATGGACAACTTGTAGGGTCTAGCGGGTCTCCGGGGACGACAGCAGCAACGACGATCCCTAACAATGTTCCTTATAACACATGGGTTCCTGTAAATGGCAATACGATAGATCTGGTTGTTCAAGTCTCGAATTATAGTTATTCGTCTGGTGGTATCGTTTATCCGATCAATTTTGGTGATCTGGCTTCGATTACTAAAGAACGTGAAATTTCGATTATTAGTGATATTGCAGTGATGGGAGGATTTCTGCTTCCCGGTCTGTATGTATTGATTCTTTATCATATGCGTCGTAAAGATCAGACCTTGCTATATCTAGGATTTTTCTGTATCGCTGCTTTTGTACATGTACTAACACATGGAGAAAAGTTATTCAGTATGATATTACCTGATCTTTCCTACGATATTGTATTGCGTGTTCAACTCATCTGTTCGGTGACTTTCTATTACTGTTTGCTGTTTTATGTAAGCAAATCGTTACCGAATGTAGCTCATCGCTGGGTGTTACGTATGTATCGAATCATGTCTATCATCTTACTGATTATGGCGTTAGCAACACCAACAACTTTTTTCACTCAGGTGGATAAAGGATGGTTTTTCTGTAACTTGCTTACAGTGGCATATATCCTCTATATCGTAGTGAGAGCTGTTATTCGCAAGCAACCGAATAGTCAGGCGATGCTGTTAAGTGTGCATAGTCTAGCGGTCGTTGCGATTATTAGTTTAATCAGTCTGCGAGGGATTATCGACAATACAGTGATTATTCCTTTAGAAGTATTATTTTTTGTTATTACGCAGTGTCTGTTGATCGGTCGACAATTTGCCCTTTCTTTTCAACAAATCGAGAATCTATCTCAGCAATTACTGACGTTAGATGAATTAAAAGATGAATTTATAGCCAATACATCACATGCGCTTCGTACCCCTTTGCATGGCATGATTAATATGACGGAATCACTGATAGAAGGGGCAGCCGGGCCTGTAGCAGACCAGCAAGCGGAGCAACTGATCTTAGTATCTTCAACAGGGCGTAAGCTGGCAGCGTTAATCAACGATATTCTGGATTATTCCAAATTGAAAAATGGTGATCTGTTGTTAGATCGCAAAGCGGTCGATTTACGTACTGTTGCTGAATCTGTACTCGAAATTGTTAGCTATACCGTAGCAGGACGACAAATTGTATTTATCCAAGAATGGCCTGAATATGTACCTCCACTGTATACCGATGAAGATCGGTTAATTCAGATTTTATATAACTTGCTTGGCAATGCTGTGAAATTTACTGAACAAGGAGAGATTCGTTTTATTGTAGAAGTGGGTGCACAAGCGGTTACTTTTTCTGTAACAGATACAGGTATCGGGATCGAAGCAGATCGGTATGAAGATATTTTCAAATCATTTGAGCAAGGGTTAGGGCTATCAGAACAAAGTTATGCTGGTACAGGGCTAGGACTTAGCATCACCAAAAAGCTGGTCGAGCTGAACGATGGACAGATCACTGTGGACTCGGTTCCCGGTCAAGGATCTACTTTTACAGTGACATTGCCGACAGCGGATGTACCGATCACCAAAGAACTTACCACGTTCTCCAAACCGATCACTGTTCAACATGAAGTCAAACAATCGATCTCCAAAAACAAACCTGTGTTACAACGTGAAAAAGATGCAGTAGCACATAACGATGATGAATTATCTGCTGCTCCGCATACGCATGTTATTTTGATTGTCGATGATGATCCGATGAACTTGCAGGTGTTGAACAATATTTTATCGTTACAACAGTATGTGGTGATTGAAGCTCAAAGTGGGAAGCAAGCGCTGGATAAATTACGGTACCATCCGAAAATTGATCTAATGATTACCGATTGGATGATGCCAGGGATGTCGGGACTGGAATTATGCCGGCAGGTTCGTCAGCGGTATTCTCTATCTGAATTACCGATATTGATGTTGACTGCACGAAGTCGTCCTGAAGATATTCAGAATGGATTTGCAGCAGGGATTAATGATTTTCTAGGCAAGCCTGTTCATGCGATTGAGCTAAGAGCACGTGTGAATACATTGTTAGCACTCAAATCATCTGTACAGACTGTGTTACGGACAGAAATGGCTTTTTTACAAGCACAGATCAAGCCTCATTTTTTATACAATGCGCTGAATACGATTATTGCGATGTGTTCGATTGATCCAGATCAAGCTTCAGAATTGTTGATTGAGCTCAGTCAGTATTTACGGCGAAGTTTTGATTTTCAGAATCGGGATCAGTTAACGACATTGAATAAAGAAATCGAATTGATTCAATCGTATTTATTTTTGGAAAAAGCACGCTTTGATGAACGTTTGCAGATTGTATGGGATATTGATCGCGAAATCGGGCAAATGATTCCACCGCTTAGTATACAACCGCTTGTTGAAAATGCAGTGCGACATGGGCTGATGAACAGAGCAGCAGGCGGTATACTGACAATCTCGATTCAAGAACAACAGAATGATCTATTCGTACGTATTCACGATGATGGTATCGGTATCGCACCTGAAAAGATTCAAGCATTATTAGCAGGCGAGTCTGCAGCTTCTGCCAATAGTGGTGTAGGTGTGATTAATATTCACAAACGTCTACTCGCAATGTACGGGGAAGGGCTACAAATTGAAAGTACTATCGGTAAAGGAACAACGGTAAGCTTTATGATTCCGGGAGGTGAAATAAGCGCATGA
- a CDS encoding NADP-dependent oxidoreductase, which yields MKAVVIEQYGEKEELKEMNVPDPVPGEHQVVVKLKATSINPIDWKLRAGYLKQMMDWEFPIILGWDAAGVITEVGSAVTEWKIGDEVFARPETTRFGTYAEYTLVDDHLLAALPVSVTFQEAASIPLAGLTAWQALFDHGQLKSGETVLIHAGAGGVGSLAIQLAKNAGAHVITTASEKNKEFLESLGADQIIDYKSADFSEILSDVDLVFDTMGDKIQADSFKVLKPGTGRLISIVGEPDEKLKAQYDVTAKSIWLQPNGEQLQKLALLMAEGKLKAIVGTEIPFSEKGLQEAHELSATHHAKGKIVITFE from the coding sequence ATGAAAGCAGTTGTAATCGAACAATACGGTGAAAAAGAAGAACTGAAAGAAATGAATGTTCCTGATCCTGTGCCCGGAGAACATCAAGTAGTCGTTAAATTAAAAGCGACTTCGATCAATCCGATTGACTGGAAATTACGTGCGGGTTATTTAAAACAAATGATGGATTGGGAGTTCCCGATTATTTTGGGATGGGATGCTGCTGGTGTGATTACAGAAGTCGGCTCTGCGGTTACCGAATGGAAAATCGGAGATGAAGTATTTGCTCGTCCGGAAACAACGCGCTTTGGTACGTACGCAGAGTATACGCTGGTAGATGATCATTTATTAGCAGCATTGCCTGTCAGTGTGACTTTTCAAGAAGCGGCTTCGATTCCGTTGGCAGGACTAACTGCATGGCAAGCTCTGTTCGATCATGGACAATTGAAGTCAGGTGAAACAGTACTGATTCATGCAGGAGCAGGTGGCGTAGGTAGTCTTGCGATCCAACTTGCTAAAAATGCAGGTGCTCATGTTATTACAACAGCTAGTGAAAAAAATAAAGAATTTCTTGAATCATTAGGAGCAGATCAAATAATTGATTACAAATCGGCTGACTTCTCCGAAATCTTGTCCGATGTCGATCTGGTATTTGATACGATGGGCGATAAGATTCAAGCCGATAGCTTCAAAGTACTCAAACCCGGTACTGGACGCTTAATCTCGATCGTTGGAGAACCGGATGAGAAGCTTAAAGCACAATACGATGTGACTGCCAAATCGATCTGGTTACAACCTAACGGCGAACAATTGCAAAAGTTAGCGTTATTAATGGCTGAAGGCAAGCTCAAAGCCATCGTCGGCACTGAAATTCCTTTCTCTGAAAAAGGTCTACAAGAAGCTCATGAATTGAGTGCTACTCATCATGCTAAAGGTAAAATTGTAATCACGTTTGAATAG
- a CDS encoding response regulator, with translation MRAILIDDEKPALLHLEKLLNKDGNIEVVGKYTFAQAGIDHLKKDKTDIVFLDIGMPEINGLEAAEYIQQIDHGIKIIYITAYSEYALEAFELNALDYILKPIVPVRFQKTLERIRNSIPTTQVVETEPAEDMVKVLCFKRLTLQDGHHDGKKLKWRTMKAQELFAFLMHHKGEWVSKEKIIDALWPEYTEEKATTHLHTSVYQIRKLLKEWGITTKLEYAQEGYRLNQEGIMNDVDRFEAGIQADKDYAEDCYHQNEHLLSLYRGDYLEEHDYPWASIRRQNLLQAYMNLLFTTAQYEINHNREQQAIQRLLSAWQKDPYSEEICRLLMTAYASIGHYALLTSCYRSFVNLLQEDLGIEPQKETIQLYQRLHQ, from the coding sequence ATGAGAGCGATTTTGATCGATGATGAAAAACCAGCATTGTTACACTTGGAAAAACTGTTAAACAAAGATGGCAATATTGAGGTCGTTGGCAAATATACATTTGCTCAAGCAGGGATCGATCATTTGAAAAAAGATAAAACTGATATTGTTTTTCTCGATATTGGGATGCCTGAGATTAATGGGCTAGAAGCGGCTGAATATATTCAACAGATTGATCATGGAATCAAAATTATTTATATTACAGCCTATTCTGAATATGCTTTAGAAGCATTTGAATTAAATGCACTGGATTATATATTAAAACCGATTGTGCCTGTTCGTTTTCAAAAAACGTTAGAACGGATACGCAATTCGATTCCAACTACTCAAGTGGTAGAGACCGAGCCTGCTGAAGATATGGTCAAAGTATTATGCTTTAAGCGGCTTACTTTACAAGATGGACACCATGATGGCAAAAAACTAAAATGGCGTACGATGAAAGCTCAAGAGTTGTTTGCTTTTCTGATGCATCACAAAGGAGAATGGGTCTCCAAAGAAAAAATTATAGATGCGTTATGGCCGGAATATACAGAAGAAAAAGCAACCACTCATTTGCATACATCGGTATATCAGATTCGGAAGTTACTCAAAGAATGGGGTATCACTACCAAGCTGGAATATGCACAAGAAGGATATCGATTGAATCAAGAAGGTATTATGAATGATGTAGATCGATTTGAAGCAGGCATTCAAGCAGACAAAGATTATGCCGAAGATTGCTATCATCAAAATGAACACTTGTTATCGTTATATCGCGGTGATTATTTAGAAGAACATGATTACCCCTGGGCAAGTATTCGCCGTCAAAATTTATTGCAAGCTTATATGAATCTACTGTTCACAACCGCTCAATATGAGATCAATCATAATCGGGAACAGCAAGCTATTCAGCGTCTATTAAGCGCATGGCAAAAAGATCCGTATTCAGAAGAAATTTGCCGATTGTTAATGACTGCTTATGCCAGTATCGGTCATTATGCTTTGCTGACAAGTTGCTATCGAAGTTTTGTGAATTTACTACAAGAAGATCTAGGCATTGAACCTCAAAAAGAAACGATACAATTATATCAACGACTTCACCAATAA
- a CDS encoding alpha-amylase, translating to MSRNVTMMQFFEWHVEADGSHWKRLQETAKDLKKAGIGTVWIPPVTKGHTPQDTGYGVYDLYDLGEFDQKESVRTKYGTKKELLDAIAACHRLGINVYTDLVMNHKAGADETEAFHVIEVDPNNRTEEISEPFEIEGWTKFTFPGRGEEYSAFKWDYHHFNGTDYDARAERTGIFRIADEGKQWNENVDNEFGNYDYLMFANIDYNVPEVREEMINWGKWMIDTTRCDGFRLDAIKHINYEFLREFVGEMINKRGQDFYIVGEFWNPELAACQEFLDTVDYQIDLFDVSLHYKLHEASQSGAAFDLSTIFNDTLVQTHPTNAVTFVDNHDSQPNEALESWIEDWFKPLAYSLILLRKDGYPCVFYGDYFGIGGEHPVEGKKDMLDCLLYSRYHKAYGEQDDYFDDANIIGWVRKGSEEIERSGCAVVMSNSDGGDKRMFIGEDHAGEIWVDMTNAREDHITIEEDGWATFPVNGGSVSVWALPELDIEHTEDNEDDSCVAVPEGEELEANVVTDHDHHESHDNEPANS from the coding sequence ATGAGTCGCAATGTAACAATGATGCAATTTTTTGAATGGCATGTCGAGGCTGATGGTTCACACTGGAAAAGATTGCAGGAGACAGCAAAAGACCTTAAAAAAGCAGGAATCGGGACAGTATGGATTCCACCGGTAACCAAAGGGCATACACCACAGGATACAGGATACGGTGTGTATGATCTGTATGATTTGGGTGAATTCGACCAAAAAGAATCGGTACGTACTAAATATGGTACCAAAAAAGAATTGCTAGATGCGATTGCTGCCTGTCACCGACTTGGAATCAATGTGTATACCGATCTAGTCATGAATCACAAAGCAGGAGCAGATGAGACCGAAGCATTCCATGTCATCGAAGTCGATCCGAATAACCGGACAGAAGAAATTTCTGAGCCATTCGAAATCGAAGGTTGGACGAAGTTCACTTTCCCGGGTCGTGGCGAAGAATATTCTGCTTTCAAATGGGATTATCATCATTTCAATGGTACAGATTATGATGCTCGTGCAGAACGCACAGGTATTTTCCGTATTGCTGATGAAGGCAAACAATGGAATGAAAATGTAGATAATGAATTTGGTAACTATGATTATTTGATGTTTGCTAACATAGATTATAATGTTCCAGAAGTTCGTGAAGAAATGATCAACTGGGGTAAATGGATGATCGATACTACCCGTTGTGACGGCTTCCGTCTGGATGCTATTAAACATATTAACTATGAATTCCTACGTGAATTTGTAGGCGAAATGATCAACAAACGTGGACAAGATTTCTATATTGTAGGTGAATTCTGGAATCCTGAATTAGCTGCTTGTCAGGAATTCTTGGATACTGTTGATTATCAGATTGACCTGTTTGACGTATCACTACATTACAAATTACATGAAGCTTCTCAATCTGGAGCTGCTTTTGATTTGTCTACGATTTTCAACGATACGTTAGTACAGACTCACCCGACCAATGCAGTAACCTTTGTCGATAATCATGATTCTCAACCAAATGAAGCGTTAGAGTCATGGATCGAAGACTGGTTCAAACCATTAGCGTATTCATTGATTTTGCTACGTAAAGATGGATATCCTTGCGTATTCTATGGTGATTATTTCGGAATCGGTGGCGAACATCCAGTAGAAGGTAAAAAAGATATGCTGGATTGCTTGTTATACTCTCGTTACCACAAAGCTTATGGTGAACAAGATGATTACTTCGATGATGCCAATATTATCGGTTGGGTACGTAAAGGTAGCGAAGAGATCGAACGCTCTGGTTGTGCAGTCGTGATGTCTAATAGCGATGGTGGCGACAAACGGATGTTTATCGGTGAAGATCATGCCGGTGAAATCTGGGTAGACATGACCAATGCGCGTGAAGATCATATTACGATTGAAGAAGACGGTTGGGCGACTTTCCCTGTCAACGGTGGTAGCGTATCGGTATGGGCATTGCCTGAACTGGATATCGAACATACAGAAGACAATGAAGATGACAGCTGTGTAGCTGTTCCTGAAGGAGAAGAATTAGAAGCGAACGTTGTAACCGATCATGATCACCATGAATCTCATGACAACGAACCTGCTAATTCATAA
- a CDS encoding pyroglutamyl-peptidase I, translated as MKLLLSGFEPFGGHTINPTQSLLQAMEDYSFTDISLELHTILLPVHYDECVELLLAEVERFQPDIIIACGLAAGRTAVNLERIAVNIKDIEASSYADNRNERPQDVPIRANGPDGLFSTLPIRVITDRLIENGIPAVISNTAGTFICNNVMYGMLDYVKQSSPGVMAGFVHFPASTEMALHKPSLPTLPINLMSRALQLIIRTTVEQLQKDE; from the coding sequence ATGAAATTATTATTATCTGGATTTGAACCATTTGGTGGTCATACTATCAATCCAACACAGTCTTTATTGCAAGCGATGGAAGATTATTCATTTACAGATATTTCGTTAGAACTGCATACGATCTTGTTACCTGTACACTATGATGAATGTGTCGAATTACTGCTTGCTGAAGTGGAGCGATTCCAGCCTGATATTATTATCGCTTGCGGGCTGGCAGCAGGACGTACAGCTGTTAATTTGGAGCGGATTGCAGTAAATATCAAAGACATCGAAGCTTCTAGTTATGCTGATAACCGTAACGAACGTCCACAAGATGTACCGATTCGAGCGAATGGACCGGATGGATTATTTTCAACGTTACCGATTCGTGTGATTACTGATCGATTGATTGAAAATGGGATTCCAGCCGTTATTTCTAATACAGCCGGAACGTTTATCTGTAACAATGTCATGTACGGTATGCTGGATTATGTAAAGCAGTCCAGTCCGGGTGTTATGGCAGGCTTTGTTCATTTTCCAGCTTCAACAGAAATGGCTCTGCATAAGCCAAGTCTTCCGACATTGCCGATCAACTTAATGTCCCGAGCACTACAATTAATTATACGTACGACAGTAGAGCAATTGCAAAAAGACGAATAA
- a CDS encoding glutathione peroxidase: MSVYDYSATTIDKEEKSLADYNGDVLLIVNTASGCGLTPQYEGLQKLYDTYQEQGFKVLGFPCNQFKGQEPGTEEDIKSFCQVNYNVSFPLFSKVDVIGETAHPLFQYLVNETPAPSRTGEIEWNFAKFLVDQKGNVVKQYPSRLDPAEVESDIQKVLAGEKLN; encoded by the coding sequence ATGTCAGTCTACGATTATTCAGCAACAACAATTGATAAAGAAGAAAAGTCTCTTGCCGATTACAATGGTGATGTACTCCTTATCGTGAATACAGCAAGTGGTTGCGGTCTAACTCCTCAATATGAAGGTCTGCAAAAATTATACGATACGTATCAAGAACAAGGATTCAAAGTACTTGGCTTCCCTTGTAACCAGTTCAAAGGACAAGAGCCAGGCACAGAAGAAGATATCAAATCTTTTTGTCAGGTGAACTACAACGTTAGTTTCCCGCTATTCTCCAAAGTAGATGTGATTGGTGAGACTGCTCATCCATTATTCCAATATCTAGTGAATGAGACTCCTGCGCCTTCGCGTACAGGCGAGATCGAATGGAATTTTGCCAAATTCTTGGTTGACCAAAAGGGAAATGTGGTTAAACAATATCCATCACGTCTTGATCCAGCAGAAGTAGAAAGTGATATTCAAAAAGTACTTGCTGGTGAAAAGTTAAACTAA
- a CDS encoding S-layer homology domain-containing protein, translating into MAHYRGRDISRYSLYICCISLLMMVAWGWGAVQDVHAAEQSTSSDSLSSPVVLAGSSVDLADVGVNILAGWLTGTTTAMEYSIDSTNGTNGTWVQAEMIVTPIQWQPGYLYVREQADPTNVRLVAVIQLGRDGSYIFVDPTVTSIAPTTVDSSLAEPVIGSPDSADMATTPMVTNDENSIETKPLVTIDPATDSTLPTIHINNPLAIQQLTANNDHQLAISIPKDQPSIQVPIEGSLLQALYEQQGSLIIVCPQVTYTLPIAILPQQQLIQSFINPPSAVTPITLIINISTPSSSELAPLQSIVNQQGLTMIGSPVGIQLHAEYNGQTVAVNPQGSDQSLDVTMSVPNTTSTPSANATATTAIVYHSDQTINPVPTVISPSSSADSQSLARIHGWSNGIYALIAHHPSFVDMTTHWSRTDVNDMASRLVVTGEKGGVFAPDRLVTRAEFAAMIVRALGLSAEPSKITFSDVHDSDWYAGVIGSASNHGLIEGYNDTTFRPNQQITREEASEILSHAMKLTGLSTDITTNEANAQLSGFSDRKQVSNWAVPALALAVKYHIVEGNQGAIEPQSDVSRAQATTMIRRLLQRSGWI; encoded by the coding sequence ATGGCGCATTATCGTGGACGTGATATCAGTCGGTATTCGCTGTATATCTGTTGCATCAGTCTGCTAATGATGGTGGCTTGGGGATGGGGTGCTGTACAAGATGTTCACGCAGCCGAACAATCCACTTCATCAGACAGCTTATCATCGCCTGTTGTGCTAGCAGGGTCATCGGTGGATCTAGCCGATGTAGGTGTGAATATTCTAGCAGGGTGGCTAACAGGGACGACCACAGCGATGGAATATAGCATAGATTCTACTAACGGCACCAATGGTACATGGGTTCAAGCAGAAATGATCGTTACCCCTATACAATGGCAACCGGGTTATCTGTATGTTCGAGAACAAGCAGATCCTACTAATGTTCGCTTAGTAGCGGTTATACAGTTGGGTAGAGATGGCTCTTATATATTTGTCGATCCTACCGTCACGTCTATTGCCCCAACGACTGTAGATTCGTCGCTTGCAGAACCTGTTATCGGATCACCGGATTCCGCAGATATGGCAACGACTCCTATGGTTACGAATGATGAGAATAGTATAGAGACCAAGCCACTAGTTACAATTGACCCGGCTACAGATTCTACTTTGCCTACCATCCACATCAACAATCCTTTAGCGATTCAACAACTAACAGCGAACAATGATCATCAATTAGCGATTTCAATCCCAAAAGATCAACCATCGATTCAAGTACCGATTGAAGGTTCATTATTACAAGCATTGTATGAGCAACAGGGTTCGCTGATAATTGTGTGTCCGCAAGTAACGTACACTTTGCCTATTGCTATACTACCGCAACAACAATTGATTCAATCATTTATCAACCCGCCATCAGCGGTCACTCCGATTACGCTAATTATCAATATCAGTACACCATCCAGTAGTGAGTTAGCACCTTTGCAATCTATTGTGAACCAACAAGGGCTGACGATGATCGGTTCTCCGGTAGGTATTCAATTACATGCTGAATATAACGGACAGACAGTAGCCGTGAATCCGCAGGGAAGTGACCAAAGTCTCGACGTAACAATGTCAGTACCGAATACAACCTCTACTCCTTCTGCTAATGCTACAGCCACTACAGCGATTGTGTATCATAGTGATCAGACGATCAATCCTGTTCCTACAGTGATCTCACCCTCATCATCAGCAGACAGTCAATCACTAGCACGTATTCATGGATGGAGTAACGGTATCTATGCACTAATAGCTCATCATCCATCTTTTGTCGATATGACTACACATTGGAGCCGTACAGATGTGAATGATATGGCTTCAAGGCTTGTTGTAACAGGGGAAAAAGGAGGAGTCTTTGCACCGGATCGACTGGTAACCCGGGCGGAATTTGCAGCGATGATTGTTAGAGCACTGGGATTGTCTGCGGAACCTAGCAAAATTACTTTTTCCGATGTGCATGATTCTGATTGGTATGCTGGTGTGATTGGCAGTGCAAGTAATCATGGATTGATCGAAGGATATAACGATACTACATTTCGCCCGAATCAACAGATTACCCGCGAAGAAGCAAGCGAAATATTGAGTCATGCGATGAAATTAACAGGCTTGAGTACAGATATTACGACCAATGAAGCCAATGCACAGCTAAGTGGTTTTTCTGATCGCAAGCAAGTCTCTAATTGGGCTGTGCCTGCACTGGCTTTGGCTGTCAAATATCATATTGTTGAAGGGAAT
- a CDS encoding nitroreductase family protein — translation MGEFLDVYKNRRSATKFIPDIQITEKELDEIFNLVKLAPSAFNLQHVHYVVVNDTEGKQKMYEASGKQYKVLTSSAVIVVLGNTQAHQHTAEIYEGMFNLGILSKQEYDQTVSSTIQFYQDRGEIFQKEEAIRNASLSAMALMLIAKEKGWDTCPMIGFDPVQVANELDIPDTHVPVMMITIGKEDTSSQRPRGYRKPVAEFVSYHQFQSN, via the coding sequence TTGGGAGAATTTTTGGATGTATACAAAAACAGAAGATCAGCAACCAAATTTATACCGGATATTCAGATCACTGAGAAAGAATTAGATGAAATTTTCAACCTTGTTAAGCTTGCACCTTCTGCTTTTAATTTGCAACATGTTCATTATGTAGTCGTTAACGATACTGAAGGTAAGCAGAAAATGTATGAAGCTTCGGGTAAGCAATATAAAGTACTTACTTCATCGGCTGTGATTGTGGTGTTGGGCAATACACAAGCTCACCAGCATACAGCTGAGATTTATGAAGGTATGTTCAATCTAGGAATACTTAGTAAGCAAGAATATGATCAGACCGTGTCTTCTACGATCCAATTTTATCAAGATCGAGGCGAGATTTTTCAAAAAGAAGAAGCGATTCGTAACGCAAGTCTATCTGCTATGGCATTGATGCTTATCGCCAAAGAAAAAGGCTGGGATACTTGTCCAATGATCGGCTTCGATCCGGTACAAGTTGCGAACGAACTGGATATTCCAGATACCCATGTACCTGTTATGATGATTACTATTGGCAAAGAAGATACTTCCAGTCAAAGACCTCGCGGTTACCGCAAGCCTGTCGCTGAATTTGTAAGTTATCATCAGTTTCAATCCAATTAA
- a CDS encoding rhodanese-like domain-containing protein — translation MALTFTDMVTKARNNVPGVSSEEARKKINAQPETFIIDVQDAKDAGACGLIPSSANITLGMLPIRADLQLPEELRDGRLSDRSRPILVTCGAGGQAALGAYLLKEMGFTDVAYIDGGTAAWKQAGFEVEEA, via the coding sequence ATGGCATTAACATTTACGGATATGGTAACAAAAGCAAGAAATAACGTACCTGGTGTATCTTCTGAAGAAGCACGCAAAAAAATCAACGCACAACCTGAAACATTTATTATTGATGTACAGGATGCTAAAGACGCTGGAGCTTGTGGTCTAATTCCAAGTAGCGCTAATATCACGTTGGGTATGTTGCCAATTCGTGCTGATCTACAATTGCCAGAAGAACTGCGCGATGGTCGTTTGTCAGATCGTTCACGTCCGATTCTAGTGACTTGTGGTGCAGGCGGACAAGCTGCTCTTGGTGCTTACCTTCTTAAAGAAATGGGCTTCACTGATGTCGCTTATATCGATGGCGGAACAGCAGCATGGAAACAAGCTGGCTTTGAAGTCGAAGAAGCATAA